CGGATTTCTGCACCGCAGCCACGGCAACAGTTCCTGACGGATTGCTGTTTTTAAGAAGGTAGTTATTCGTGGAATCAATTGTATCAAATACAATGACATTATTAAGAAGTTTGTTTCTTAGGACAGCTTTTATGGGCTTAATATTCATCCTGATCCCGCGCCTTTTAAAAACGGTTAATTTATCATCCTTAAACTTATGTCCATGGAAGGCGGAGAATGGGTAATGGAACCTATAGATACAAAATCCGGCCTTGTCTTTACCACGTCACGGATATTGCTCATATTAATGCCGCCTGACACTTCAATTTTGGAAGGTATGCCTGACTTACGCACCATTGGAATCGCCCTGTGCAGCATTTCCACATTCATGTTATCCAGCATTATGATATCCGGCTGAAGTTTTATCACTTTTTCCAGCATCTCTATAGTTTCAACTTCAATTTCAACTTTCATCTCTTTTGGTATCCAGCGCTTCATGTCCACATACGCTTTTTCAATATTAATCTGCTTTAAGTGGTTATTCTTTATCAGAACCGCGTCATACAGCCCCATTCTGTGATTAACTCCGCCGCCTGTCTTTACGGCGTATTTTTCAAGCAGCCTCATCAAGGGGGTGGTCTTTCTTGTATCAAGTATCTTTACCCCGTACGGCCTTGCTATATCAACAAACTTGCTTGTATATGTGGCAATACCCGATAAGCGCTGGATAATATTAAGCGCCAGCCTTTCCCCGGATAAAAGCGCCCTTGCCCTTCCCTTTACAGTTGCCAGTATTTCACCCGGCTTTACCCAGGTACCGTCTTTTTTCTTGAATGTGACCTTTATATTTTTATCAAGCACCTGAAAAACCCTTTTTGCCACCGGAAGCCCGCATATAATACCATGGTCTTTTGCCACAAAAACCGCTTTTGTTTCCGCGGACTGTGATATAAGCACATCGGTAGTGATATCGCCAGGGCCGATATCCTCTTTTAAAGCCAATTTTATTATTTCGTTCATTTCTTTTTCAAATTTTTTAAGCATTTCCATTCATATCACGCAAGCCTTTCCA
This genomic interval from Candidatus Goldiibacteriota bacterium contains the following:
- the nadC gene encoding carboxylating nicotinate-nucleotide diphosphorylase; protein product: MEMLKKFEKEMNEIIKLALKEDIGPGDITTDVLISQSAETKAVFVAKDHGIICGLPVAKRVFQVLDKNIKVTFKKKDGTWVKPGEILATVKGRARALLSGERLALNIIQRLSGIATYTSKFVDIARPYGVKILDTRKTTPLMRLLEKYAVKTGGGVNHRMGLYDAVLIKNNHLKQINIEKAYVDMKRWIPKEMKVEIEVETIEMLEKVIKLQPDIIMLDNMNVEMLHRAIPMVRKSGIPSKIEVSGGINMSNIRDVVKTRPDFVSIGSITHSPPSMDISLRMIN